One region of Octopus sinensis linkage group LG30, ASM634580v1, whole genome shotgun sequence genomic DNA includes:
- the LOC115226676 gene encoding zinc finger protein 239-like isoform X2 yields the protein MMNEMCGNTAEWNMPSQRIEFTDERPKDTGKTYHCDICKKSFSRRGNLTTHRRIHTGEKPYDCDVCGKSFSKSNNLSSHKRIHTGEKPYQCDTCYKSFSKRSNLTEHKHIHTGERPYHCDICGKSFSKVGDLATHTRIHTGVKPYQCDDCGKSFSKSDNLTNHKRIHTGEKPYPCDVCGKSFSKISNLTEHRHIHTGEKPYHCDICDKSFSKSSNLTSHKRIHTGEKPYHCEICGKSFSKGCNLTKHKRIHKGRKLYHFDMC from the coding sequence ATGATGAATGAAATGTGTGGGAACACTGCAGAATGGAATATGCCATCTCAAAGGATTGAATTTACGGATGAGCGTCCAAAAGATACAGGAAAgacataccactgtgatatctgtaaaaagtcaTTCTCTCGTAGGGGTAACCTCACAACGCACAgacgcattcacacaggagagaaaccatatgactgtgacgtctgtggtaaatcattctcgaaaagtaataatttatctagtcacaaacgcattcatacaggggagaaaccgtatcaatgtgatacctgttataAATCGTTTTCTAAAAGAAGTAATTTAAcagaacacaaacatattcatacaggagagagaccatatcactgtgatatctgtggtaaatcattctccaagGTTGGTGACttggctacacacacacgcattcatactggagtgaagccatatcagtgtgatgacTGTGGCAAATCGTTCTCCAAAAGTGATAACTTGACTAatcacaaacgaattcatacaggagagaagccatatccatGTGATGTCTGCGGGAAATCATTCTCAAAAATAAGCAACTTAACTgaacacagacatattcatacgggagagaaaccatatcactgtgatatttgtgataaatcattttctaaAAGTAGTAACTTaactagtcacaaacgtattcacacaggtgagaagccatatcattgtgaaatctgtggtaaatcattttccaaGGGATGTAAcctaactaaacataaacgtattcataaaGGAAGGAAACTATACCACTTTGATATGTGCTAA
- the LOC115226676 gene encoding zinc finger protein 239-like isoform X1 yields the protein MENELGEDGAKCKTQSKKTDCTEETSKDTGKVLYCCDVCKKSFSRKRTLTAHKRTHTGEKPYHCDICGKSFSQNHDLNKHKRIHTGEKQYHCDICGKSFSRNDHLNIHKHTHTGEKPYHCDICGKSFSRNDHLATHKNIHTGERPYHCDICGKSFSKVGDLATHTRIHTGVKPYQCDDCGKSFSKSDNLTNHKRIHTGEKPYPCDVCGKSFSKISNLTEHRHIHTGEKPYHCDICDKSFSKSSNLTSHKRIHTGEKPYHCEICGKSFSKGCNLTKHKRIHKGRKLYHFDMC from the exons ATGGAAAACGAATTGGGTGAGGACGGTGCTAAATGTAAGACACAGTCTAAAAAGACGGACTGTACAGAGGAGACGTCAAAAGATACAGGTAAAGTATTATACTGCTGTGATGTCTGTAAAAAATCCTTCTCTCGAAAACGTACCCTCACTGCtcataaacgtacacatacaggagagaaaccatatcattgtgatatttgtggtaagtcCTTCTCTCAAAATCATgacttaaataaacacaaacgtatccacacaggagagaagcaatatcactgtgatatctgtggtaaatctttctctcgaaacgatcacttaaatatacacaaacatactcacacaggagagaaaccatatcat tgtgatatctgtggtaaatcattctctcgaaatgatCACTTGGCTACTCACAAaaacattcatacag gagagagaccatatcactgtgatatctgtggtaaatcattctccaagGTTGGTGACttggctacacacacacgcattcatactggagtgaagccatatcagtgtgatgacTGTGGCAAATCGTTCTCCAAAAGTGATAACTTGACTAatcacaaacgaattcatacaggagagaagccatatccatGTGATGTCTGCGGGAAATCATTCTCAAAAATAAGCAACTTAACTgaacacagacatattcatacgggagagaaaccatatcactgtgatatttgtgataaatcattttctaaAAGTAGTAACTTaactagtcacaaacgtattcacacaggtgagaagccatatcattgtgaaatctgtggtaaatcattttccaaGGGATGTAAcctaactaaacataaacgtattcataaaGGAAGGAAACTATACCACTTTGATATGTGCTAA
- the LOC115226676 gene encoding zinc finger protein 239-like isoform X3: MMNEMCGNTAEWNMPSQRIEFTDERPKDTGKTYHCDICKKSFSRRGNLTTHRRIHTGEKPYDCDVCGKSFSKSNNLSSHKRIHTGERPYHCDICGKSFSKVGDLATHTRIHTGVKPYQCDDCGKSFSKSDNLTNHKRIHTGEKPYPCDVCGKSFSKISNLTEHRHIHTGEKPYHCDICDKSFSKSSNLTSHKRIHTGEKPYHCEICGKSFSKGCNLTKHKRIHKGRKLYHFDMC; this comes from the exons ATGATGAATGAAATGTGTGGGAACACTGCAGAATGGAATATGCCATCTCAAAGGATTGAATTTACGGATGAGCGTCCAAAAGATACAGGAAAgacataccactgtgatatctgtaaaaagtcaTTCTCTCGTAGGGGTAACCTCACAACGCACAgacgcattcacacaggagagaaaccatatgactgtgacgtctgtggtaaatcattctcgaaaagtaataatttatctagtcacaaacgcattcatacag gagagagaccatatcactgtgatatctgtggtaaatcattctccaagGTTGGTGACttggctacacacacacgcattcatactggagtgaagccatatcagtgtgatgacTGTGGCAAATCGTTCTCCAAAAGTGATAACTTGACTAatcacaaacgaattcatacaggagagaagccatatccatGTGATGTCTGCGGGAAATCATTCTCAAAAATAAGCAACTTAACTgaacacagacatattcatacgggagagaaaccatatcactgtgatatttgtgataaatcattttctaaAAGTAGTAACTTaactagtcacaaacgtattcacacaggtgagaagccatatcattgtgaaatctgtggtaaatcattttccaaGGGATGTAAcctaactaaacataaacgtattcataaaGGAAGGAAACTATACCACTTTGATATGTGCTAA
- the LOC115226454 gene encoding zinc finger protein 675-like — translation METELCEDFVKCETPSKRNDFTDEIPTDIQTSSCYPDICKKSFSESGCLNSHKDTHTEERPYQCDICGKSFSQKGNLSKHKRIHTGEKPYHCDICGKSFSQKGTLTTHKHSHTGDKPYQCDICGKSFSLNHHLSAHKLIHTGEKPYQCNFCGKSFSRNGSLTKHKRLHRGETLSIS, via the exons ATGGAAACGGAATTGTGTGAGGATTTTGTTAAATGTGAAACACCATCTAAAAGAAATGATTTTACTGACGAGATACCAACTGATATACAAACATCATCATGCTACCctgatatctgtaaaaagtcaTTCTCAGAAAGTGGTTGCTTAAATTCTCACAAAGATACTCATACAGAAGAgagaccatatcagtgtgatatctgtggtaaatcattctcacagaaaGGAAACTTAAGTAAACACAA acgtattcatacaggtgagaaaccatatcactgtgatatctgtggtaaatccttctctcagaaaggtaccttaactacacacaaacacagccacactggagataaaccatatcagtgtgatatctgtggtaaatcgttctctctAAATCACCACTTATCTGCCCACAAactcattcatacaggagagaaaccatatcagtgtaatttttgtggtaaatcattctcacgaaATGGttccttaactaaacacaaacgtctTCATAGGGGAGAAACACTATCAATCTcttaa
- the LOC118768512 gene encoding zinc finger protein OZF-like, with protein sequence MENKLCEDNVECKSQSKRNDFLDEIPKDIEKKSYHCDICEKSFTRKDSLTIHKRIHTGDKPYHCDICGKAFSQTGSLTTHKRVHTCEKPYHCDICGKSFSEGTHLTKHKRIHTGEKPYHCDTCGKSFALSGNLTTHKRIHTEERPYQCDICGKSFSNGSTLAKHKHIHAEEKPYHCSICGKSFSQTGSLTTHIRIHTGEKPYPCDICGKSFSQNDNLTKHKRIHTGEKPYHCDICGKSFFHNCDLIIHKRIHTGEKPYQCDICGKSFSLSGHLTRHKNTHTGEKTFRCDICGKSFSEKGYIIKHKRIHTGEKPYHCDICGRSFSEGSSLTKHRRIHTGEKPYRCDICGKSFAQKARLTTHKRTHTGEKPHNCDICGRSFSRTDLLSSHRRIHTGEKLYYCDICGKSFCLSQHLTLHKRIHTGEKPYHCNICGKSFLQTKDHVLDVSHYWDEDRFAQQQQQQL encoded by the exons ATGGAAAATAAGTTGTGTGAGGATAATGTTGAATGTAAATCACAATCTAAAAGAAATGATTTTCTTGATGAGATACCgaaagatatagaaaaaaaatcgtaccactgtgacatctgtgaaaAGTCATTCACTCGAAAAGATAGCCTCACcattcacaaacgcattcatacaggagataaaccatatcactgtgatatctgtggtaaggcGTTCTCGCAGACGGGTAGTTTGACTACACACAAACGCGTCCATACatgtgaaaaaccatatcactgtgatatctgtggtaaatcattctctgaaggaactcacttaactaaacacaaacgcattcatacaggagagaagccataccactgtgatacctgtggtaagtcattcGCTCTCAGTGGtaatttaactactcacaaacgtattcatactgaagagagaccatatcagtgtgatatctgtggtaaatcattttcaaaTGGCAGCACTTTAGCAAAACATAAGCACATTCATGCagaagaaaaaccatatcactgtagcatctgtggtaaatccttctctcaaacAGGTAGcttaaccacacacatacgtattcacacaggagagaaaccatatccctgcgatatttgtggtaaatcattctctcaaaatgacaacttgactaaacacaaacgtattcatacaggagagaa accatatcactgcgatatctgtggtaaatcattctttcacaATTGTGACTTGAttatacacaaacgcattcatacaggagagaagccgtatcagtgtgatatctgtggtaaatcattttctttaaGTGGTCACTTAACTCGGCACAAAAAtactcacacaggagagaaaacatttcgctgtgatatctgtggtaaatccttctccgAGAAAGGTTACATAATTaagcacaagcgtattcatacaggagagaaaccatatcactgtgatatctgtggtcgaTCGTTTTCTGAAGGGAGTAGCTTGACtaaacacagacgtattcatacaggagagaagccgtatcgctgtgacatctgtggtaaatcatttgctcAGAAAGCACGCTTGACCACCCATAAACGCACTCATACCGGCGAGAAACCTCataactgtgatatctgtgggagaTCATTCTCTCGAACAGATCTTTTATCTTCTCATagacgtatccatacaggagagaaactatattactgtgatatctgtggtaaatcattctgtttaAGTCAACACTTGACcctacacaaacgcattcatacaggtgagaaaccatatcattgtaatatctgtggtaaatctttccttCAAA